One region of Mesobacillus boroniphilus genomic DNA includes:
- the dtd gene encoding D-aminoacyl-tRNA deacylase, producing the protein MRLVIQRSKEAKVTVDGEITGSINKGFVVLVGVTHDDTEKDAAFLAEKAANLRVFEDEAGKMNLSLLDVGGEILSVSQFTLYGDCRKGRRPNFMDAAKPDHAEAVYEAFNRFLAEKGIKVETGIFGAMMDVQLTNDGPVTLIIDSK; encoded by the coding sequence ATGCGTTTAGTGATACAGAGAAGCAAAGAAGCAAAAGTGACAGTCGATGGAGAGATAACAGGCTCCATTAATAAGGGGTTTGTCGTCCTTGTGGGCGTTACCCATGATGATACGGAAAAAGATGCAGCCTTCCTTGCCGAGAAGGCTGCGAACCTCAGGGTATTCGAAGATGAAGCAGGAAAGATGAACTTATCCCTTTTGGACGTAGGGGGAGAGATTCTTTCCGTTTCGCAGTTTACCCTGTATGGTGATTGCCGCAAAGGGCGCCGCCCGAACTTTATGGACGCGGCGAAGCCAGACCATGCAGAAGCTGTCTATGAAGCATTCAACCGATTCCTTGCTGAAAAAGGAATCAAGGTGGAAACCGGTATATTTGGCGCAATGATGGACGTTCAATTGACAAATGACGGTCCGGTTACCTTGATTATCGATAGTAAATAA